The Bacillus sp. NEB1478 genome contains the following window.
CTAGCAGATTCCAAATCATTGTTTGTCCTCCCTGTTATGATGCATGTTTTGTGTGATGTGACATTGTTTTTCTTCTAGCTATGTTGATTCTTGGAGCGATTAATCCTGCACAAACCGCTAAAAGGATGTCTTTTGGAAGTGGAACCATCATCCATGCCCATGCCATCTTGTATGTAAAACCATCTGGAGCTGCAGCCCACATTTTATAAGCGAAGAACATTAAATTCGTCCCAACAACATAATTGATGACCAAACCAACAAGAGTAGCAAGAATATACGAATTTTTACTGTCCTTTTTCTCAATAATAAGACCGGTTACATAAGCAACTAATATGAAAGATAGCAAAAACCCGAAAGTTGGACTGACAACCGTCGCAAACCCACCTTTAAACTGTGCAAAAACGGGTGCACCAACTAATCCAACCACTACATAAATACTCATCGCAATCGCACCTAAGCGACTTCCTAATAATGCGCCTGCTAAAATACAGAAAAACGTCTGCAAAGTGATCGGTACCCCGCCAACAACCATGAACGGAAAGATATTCGTAATGTTTGCCCCGATTGCCATCAATGAAACAAACATCCCGATCAGCGTAAGATCAATTGTTTTTAACCCCTTTTTTCTCGTTGTCATCTCAATAAACCTCCATATGTATGTATAAACTGTTTACCATTTAAGAGTAGCGGAGGTTTTTATTTTCGTCAACCAACAAAAATATTAGGTTGACATAAAAGATGAGGGACAGACCCCAAACTATTTATTTCCCATCGCGGTTTCAGTTTGCTGTTATGTACAGATGCCCCAAATGACGTTACTCCATTTACTCGTTTTGGATTCCCTGCTCAATACAAATCAAAATAAGACTCAAAAGGAGCATCGCTGCCCCTTTTGAGTCTTATTTATCAAACACGTTTAATGCTTTTTTAATTTGTAGTATTCGGTTTTGATCTAAACTAGCATAAACGGTATTTGCTTCGATGTTTTTCTTCAGGTTATTGATCGTATATGCCTGCCAGTCCTCGAGATGATTTATGTTCCACACTTTGTGAAAGAGCTGATATAAAAACAGTTCTCTTAATTTGAGAAAAAAGGGAATCTGATCGATAAGTTCTTCTGATAAGATATTACCTTTAGCATAGCCCTTCAAAAAAGGCACAAGAAATGTTTGATCAAATGTTGGATCGGGTCCATTAAAAGAAGTATGCTGCCAATAGGCATGATAAAAAGCAGCCGCAACATCATAGGCGAACCAAAAGTAAGAACAATCATCAAAATCAAATAACGTAATTGTTCCATCCTTTACAAAAATATTACCTTGGTGAAAATCGTTATGTATAAGTCCAAAATGATTTGCGTCCATCGGAAATGTATGAAGTGCGGAAACAACGGATTCATACTTTTCTTTCACAGCACCAGGCTTCAAATTCAAAAAAAACTCATGGTTATATGGATGTTCCTCACTCCACCGAGGTCTTTTTACTTGCACATCTGTTAATTCAATTTCATATTGTTTTCCTACCTGATGTAAACGGCCAAGCAATTCGCCCCAATTTTTAAACAAAGACGCGTTCCATTGAGCAGGATCTTGAACACGAATGGGTCCGCCTTCTGCTTTTACAAATACTGAGCAATAATAGGATTCACCATTGCATCGTAATTCCTCAATCAGGTTCCCTTTCATTGATGGAACGGGTTCACTTACTGAAATGTCGCATCTCTTTAGAAATTGGATGTATTCAAGCTCGCTTTTGATCGAATGCTCCGATTTATGTTTACCTGCCGTAATTCTTACTATCCACTCAGTGCTGTTTTTTGAAAATTGATAGATTTCATTTTGAAATCCTTCAGTAATGGGCTGTAATTCCTCAACTTCTGTTCCATAAAGCACCGCGGCTTGTCTTAAATAATGCATATCTTTTATCAAGTTATTCACCTATTCTTCTTTTCTATCAGATACACTAATTCTTTAAAACTCGCTAAATTCCTTTTTGTTCACGGGTGACTGTGTCAACTTTTGTCGACTCGGGACTTTATGATTAAAACCCGTTGGATTATTGCCTGTTTCCGTTGAATTATCGTTTGAATCCGTTGGAATATCTGTAAAACCCGTTGGATTAACCATTTCCCAACAAAAAAAAGGATTGCCCGAACAGGACAATCCTCTCAATAACTCTATTTATCCCCGGTAAACTTAATGCCTTTTATAAAATACCGGTTAAAGAAGGCGTACAGTATGATAATTGGCAGTGTGAATACCATTGATGCTGCCATGATGTAGTTCCAGTAACTGATGAACTGCCCTTTGAACGAGTTCAAACCGAGCGGCAGTGTGAACATATCCTGATCAGACAAAATAATGAGCGGTCTCATAAAGTCGTTCCAAATAGCCATAAACACAAAGATCGTCTGTGCAGCTAATGCTGGCTTTGCGAGCGGCAGTACAATACGGAAAAATGTTCCGAATTTACCGAGTCCATCGATTGCAGCAGCTTCTTCTACTTCTTTCGGGAAGTTTACAAAGAACTGTCTCATCATAAAAATGAACGTCGCGTTAACCGCGCCAGGTATGATCATCCCTTGGTACGAGTTCAGCCAGCCTAACTCTTTTAAAATCAAGAAGTTCGGAATGAGTGTAACCTGGAACGGAATCATCAGCACAGCGAGAATGATCAGGAAAATACTCTTTTTTCCCGGGAAACTGAGCCGGGCAAGTGCATAGCCTGCCATTGAATTAAACAATAAGTTGAGCAATGTACCTACAGTTGCGATGAAAAGACTATTAAAAAGCCATCTGCCGAATAACGGTTCCTTTGAAAAAATCTGTTTATAATTATCCCACGTGAAGTCTTTTGGAATAAAGTTGATCGATCCGCTTACAATTTCCCCTAGTGACTTAAAGGAAGAAGATAGTGCCCATAAAAACGGAATGACAGTGATGATCGCATATATGATCAAAAGAACATAAAGAGTTTTTCTTCCAGCCGATCGTTTTTTCATGGTATCCCCTCCTTAGTAAAGTGATTCCTCTTTAGAGAATTTGCGCTGCAGAAGTGTCGCTGTCAGGATAATGATCGCCAGCATGAATGCAATCGCTGTAGCATATCCCATCGTACCTAGTGTTTTAAATGCATATTGATAGATTAAAAGAACAACAGTCAAGGTAGAATTGTTAGGTCCGCCCGATCCTGCTGAGAAAATATACGACTGGTCAAATAGCTGAAACGTTCCGATCAGTCCCATGATCACAACAAAGGAAGTAACAGGTCGAAGGTTCGGAACTGTAATGTGCCAGAACTTCTGAACTGTACCAGCTCCATCCAGCTCTGCAGCTTCATAATGGCTGTCTGGTATATCCTGAAGTGCAGCAAGATAGATCACCATAAAAAACGGCGCAGTCGCCCAAATGTTCATTATCATAATGGCAATAAGCGCAACATCAGGATCACCAATCCAGTTATAGGTTGGCAGGTGCAGAAATTTCAGTACAAAATTAATCAAACCATTTTGGTTATACATCCACATAAAAATCAGGGTTAACACTGCGGATGACGTTAATGTCGGCAAAAAGTAAACGACTCTGAAAAACTTCTGTCCTTTAAGCCCGGCGTTAAGTGAAGCTGCAAGCACCAGTGCCAGAAATGTCTGTGCCGGAACAACGACAGCAACATAAATGGCAGTGTTCTTCAATGCGATAATGGCGCGGTCATCAAAAGTAACCTTTTTAAAGTTATCAAGTCCGCGAAACTCATAGCTAGCTCCGCCGATCAGCTCCACTTTATGAAAGGATAGAAAAACTGCATATAGAATTGGAGCGATTACAAAGACACCAAGAATGAGCAGTGCCGGAAGCAGGAACAAATAACCTTGGCCGGCTTCTCTTCTCTCCCTTTTTGAAAATGGTCTCATGTTCAGTCACCTCACTTCGTTTCCGTTATTCTGTAACTTTGATTTCTCGATTCGCTTGTTTCTCAGCGTCTTTTAATGCTTCTTTCAACGGCCTGTCGCCGAGGTATGCACTTAGAAACTGGTTGTTAAAATTGTTCATGACAATCGGAAGTGACGGTCCATCCTGCCAGACTGTTGCATAATCAGCTCCTTTAACTAAAGGTGCGCGCAATTCGTCCTTGTCATATCCGAGTTCAGCTGCAACTGACTTTCTGGTTGGCAATGCAAATCCCTTACTCGTCCACTTTTTCATTCCTTCCTTGCCAGTCAGATAAGAAATCAATTCCCACGATTCTTTTTTATGCTTAGATTCAGCGTTCATAGCATAGCCAACTGTGAAAGACATCGTTCCTTTCTTCCCATCAACCGTTGGCAGTTCTGCTGTTCCGTATTCTAGATCAGGAAAAGTATCCTCCAAGAATGGAATGTTCCAGTTCCCTTCCACTACCATAGCTGCCTTGCCGCGTCCGAACATCTCACCTGCCGATTGCCCTGCACCAACTTCTGAAGGAGATGCAGCAGATTTATCTTTTAAATGCATATCTACTACGGGCTGAATGGCATTGACCACTTTGTCATTCGCGAAAGTGGCACGTCCGTCCGTGATTACTTGTCCGCCGCCCGATTCTGCTAAATAAAACATACGCTCAATCTGAGGCATAAAACCGAATCCGTACACTTGTTTTTCTGCATCAGTCAGCTTTTTTGCTGTTGCTTCCATCTCTTCCCACGTTCTTGGGGGCTGTTTGATTCCATGTTCTTTAAACATTTTTTTATTATAAAAAAGGGCGAGCGTTGAGTAATCCTTTGGAAGTCCATAAAGTTCACCATTATCTTTAAAAGCATCCAGCATCGGCTTCTCAAAGTCATCGGTGTCAAAGTCTTTTGTTACATATTTGTTTAGCGGTTCGACAGCACCTGTCTCAATTAAAGCAGGGGCTTCAAACGCATCCAGATAGAATACATCAGCCGCAGTACCGCCGATCAACCGTGTTTTCAGCACATCCATATACTGATCATTAATCGTATTCAGTTTGACATTGATATCAGGGTGCTTCTTTTCAAAATCGGCAAGAACTTCATTCAAAAGTTTTTTCTCGACAGGATTTCCGCCCCATCCACTTAGAACGATTTCTGTTTTACCAGATTTCGATTCGTCATCCCCATTACCGCATCCAGTGAGTACAATAGACATTAATAGAGTTGAAATGCCCGCTGCACTTAGCCACTTTTTGGATTTCATCATAGAAAATCTCCTTTCTTATGAAAATAGTGATGTGTGCTGCTCTTTCTGAATAACCTTATACCCCGTCGTATTTTCATTGATCACGACACGTGTATTTCCGCTTTCGCTGCAAACCTCTATTGACAGATATCCTCTGCCAATCTTAATTTTCTCTACTTTTAATTCGTTCATATTGTCTAGCAGTTTAGGAGATAGATGGATTTCTTTCTTGAGTGCATCTGGAAATAGTCCAAGAATCGTTTGAATAAATACTAGTGGTGTTCCCGCTGCCCATGCTTGAGGTGAGCATGCCACTGGATATTTTACTGCACGTCCTGCCGATGTATCATATCCGCAAAATAGTTCCGGCAAGCGGTCGTATTCAAAATGTCGTGCCGCTTCCATCAAACCATTGATGACTTTGTTGGCATGTGATTGATAGTTGAGCTTGCTCATTCCGAGAAGGATCATGCTGTTATCATGCGGCCAAATACTTCCATCATGATAGCTCATCGGATTATATCCCGCTTCCCCTTCTGCCATCGTGCGTATGCCATAACCTGAATTGAAAACTGGCGTCACAAGCTTTTCAATGACTGCTTTCGCTTTATGATCGTCCAGCATTTCTGCAAAAAGGACATGTCCTGGGTTCGATGTTAACGTCCCTACCTGATTTTTTTCTTTGTCCAGAGCAATTGCGTGGAACTGCTTATCCTCCATCCAAAAATGCTTATCGTACCGTAGTTTTAACAGTTGGGCTTGTTCACGGAGTTTAGCTGCTGCTTCCGTTCTTCCTTGCGCTTCATAAATCGCAGCGATCCCTATCTTCCCTTGGTACACATAGCCTTGCACTTCAGATAAAGCGATAGGAGATTCTGCATAATCTCCATTCATGTGAACGATCGAATCGCCGGAATCTTTCCAGCCCTGGTTGGCGATCCCTTTGCTAGATTCTTGATGATACTCCACAAAGCCATCTTTATCACGGTCACCATATTCATCGATCCAGTGGAGTGCGGCTTCTACGTTACCGGCAAGCTCCTCAGCTAATGCAAGATCTCCCGTCCATTTTGTGTATTCGGATAAAAGAACGAGAAACAGGGGTGTAGCATCAATCGTTCCATAATAAGGAGTGAAAGGAATCTGGTTAGTTGCAGCGAGTTCCCCGTAACGGATCTCATGCATGATCTTTCCTGGCTGTTCATCCCGCCACGGATCCACTTTTGTACCTTGCTGCGAAGCCATAGTCAATAACGTTCCTTTTGCGATACCTGGATTAAATGAAAGCATCTGCAGTGCTGCAATCAAACTGTCCCGGCCGAATGGAACACCGAACCATGGGAGTCCCGCTACGGGAAAAGGACCTTGTCCAATATCAGTAAGCAAAACTCGCAAATCCATAATTCCTCTGTCTACTAATCGTTGAAGAGGTTCTAAGTCCGTATGAATACTCGTCGTTACCGATTCCCAGTGACTATATGAAGCCTTCAGTTTGCTAAGTGCATCTTCAGGGGAAATCACAGTACCTTTTTCCCCGTCAATTTCAGGTGCGATAGTAAAGGTGACCGCCTGGGCTTCACCATGATTTAAGTGAAAATCAAATTCTACTGAACCATTTTTGTCTGCAGATGCCGCTTCACGATTCCAACTAACTTTTGTTGTCCGTTTGATTTGATCTACGCCTTCATAATAATAAGTAAGATTCGTCTTCGTGACTTCTTCTCCAGAACGCTTCCCGACC
Protein-coding sequences here:
- a CDS encoding biotin transporter BioY, translated to MTTRKKGLKTIDLTLIGMFVSLMAIGANITNIFPFMVVGGVPITLQTFFCILAGALLGSRLGAIAMSIYVVVGLVGAPVFAQFKGGFATVVSPTFGFLLSFILVAYVTGLIIEKKDSKNSYILATLVGLVINYVVGTNLMFFAYKMWAAAPDGFTYKMAWAWMMVPLPKDILLAVCAGLIAPRINIARRKTMSHHTKHAS
- a CDS encoding phosphotransferase, giving the protein MIKDMHYLRQAAVLYGTEVEELQPITEGFQNEIYQFSKNSTEWIVRITAGKHKSEHSIKSELEYIQFLKRCDISVSEPVPSMKGNLIEELRCNGESYYCSVFVKAEGGPIRVQDPAQWNASLFKNWGELLGRLHQVGKQYEIELTDVQVKRPRWSEEHPYNHEFFLNLKPGAVKEKYESVVSALHTFPMDANHFGLIHNDFHQGNIFVKDGTITLFDFDDCSYFWFAYDVAAAFYHAYWQHTSFNGPDPTFDQTFLVPFLKGYAKGNILSEELIDQIPFFLKLRELFLYQLFHKVWNINHLEDWQAYTINNLKKNIEANTVYASLDQNRILQIKKALNVFDK
- a CDS encoding carbohydrate ABC transporter permease, producing the protein MKKRSAGRKTLYVLLIIYAIITVIPFLWALSSSFKSLGEIVSGSINFIPKDFTWDNYKQIFSKEPLFGRWLFNSLFIATVGTLLNLLFNSMAGYALARLSFPGKKSIFLIILAVLMIPFQVTLIPNFLILKELGWLNSYQGMIIPGAVNATFIFMMRQFFVNFPKEVEEAAAIDGLGKFGTFFRIVLPLAKPALAAQTIFVFMAIWNDFMRPLIILSDQDMFTLPLGLNSFKGQFISYWNYIMAASMVFTLPIIILYAFFNRYFIKGIKFTGDK
- a CDS encoding sugar ABC transporter permease codes for the protein MRPFSKRERREAGQGYLFLLPALLILGVFVIAPILYAVFLSFHKVELIGGASYEFRGLDNFKKVTFDDRAIIALKNTAIYVAVVVPAQTFLALVLAASLNAGLKGQKFFRVVYFLPTLTSSAVLTLIFMWMYNQNGLINFVLKFLHLPTYNWIGDPDVALIAIMIMNIWATAPFFMVIYLAALQDIPDSHYEAAELDGAGTVQKFWHITVPNLRPVTSFVVIMGLIGTFQLFDQSYIFSAGSGGPNNSTLTVVLLIYQYAFKTLGTMGYATAIAFMLAIIILTATLLQRKFSKEESLY
- a CDS encoding ABC transporter substrate-binding protein, whose amino-acid sequence is MKSKKWLSAAGISTLLMSIVLTGCGNGDDESKSGKTEIVLSGWGGNPVEKKLLNEVLADFEKKHPDINVKLNTINDQYMDVLKTRLIGGTAADVFYLDAFEAPALIETGAVEPLNKYVTKDFDTDDFEKPMLDAFKDNGELYGLPKDYSTLALFYNKKMFKEHGIKQPPRTWEEMEATAKKLTDAEKQVYGFGFMPQIERMFYLAESGGGQVITDGRATFANDKVVNAIQPVVDMHLKDKSAASPSEVGAGQSAGEMFGRGKAAMVVEGNWNIPFLEDTFPDLEYGTAELPTVDGKKGTMSFTVGYAMNAESKHKKESWELISYLTGKEGMKKWTSKGFALPTRKSVAAELGYDKDELRAPLVKGADYATVWQDGPSLPIVMNNFNNQFLSAYLGDRPLKEALKDAEKQANREIKVTE
- a CDS encoding amylo-alpha-1,6-glucosidase, with protein sequence MNYRVIKENDLFFLTDDKGNIPQENDYGLGLYTKDTRFLSKFDVKINGQDPILLSSNADENYMATILLTNPHMEEDGILILWRESVEIERKRLIYDGVLYETIRLKNYYPKPVDFKISVHLDVDFTDMFIIRGFQSGEVGKRSGEEVTKTNLTYYYEGVDQIKRTTKVSWNREAASADKNGSVEFDFHLNHGEAQAVTFTIAPEIDGEKGTVISPEDALSKLKASYSHWESVTTSIHTDLEPLQRLVDRGIMDLRVLLTDIGQGPFPVAGLPWFGVPFGRDSLIAALQMLSFNPGIAKGTLLTMASQQGTKVDPWRDEQPGKIMHEIRYGELAATNQIPFTPYYGTIDATPLFLVLLSEYTKWTGDLALAEELAGNVEAALHWIDEYGDRDKDGFVEYHQESSKGIANQGWKDSGDSIVHMNGDYAESPIALSEVQGYVYQGKIGIAAIYEAQGRTEAAAKLREQAQLLKLRYDKHFWMEDKQFHAIALDKEKNQVGTLTSNPGHVLFAEMLDDHKAKAVIEKLVTPVFNSGYGIRTMAEGEAGYNPMSYHDGSIWPHDNSMILLGMSKLNYQSHANKVINGLMEAARHFEYDRLPELFCGYDTSAGRAVKYPVACSPQAWAAGTPLVFIQTILGLFPDALKKEIHLSPKLLDNMNELKVEKIKIGRGYLSIEVCSESGNTRVVINENTTGYKVIQKEQHTSLFS